The Nonlabens spongiae genome contains a region encoding:
- a CDS encoding alpha-ketoacid dehydrogenase subunit alpha/beta, with protein MKDTAVAIENSQSKLDREDFKKELINDYKVAVTSRECSLLGRREVLTGKAKFGIFGDGKEVPQLAWARAFKNGDFRSGYYRDQTFMMAIGELTIEQFFAGLYANTDLKEEPMSAGRQMGGHFATHSLNEDGTWRNLKDQKNSSADISPTAGQMPRLLGLAQASKVYRHNDLIDENNPFSHNGNEVAWGTIGNASTSEGHFWETFNAAGVLQVPMVISVWDDEYGISVHARHQTTKQDISKIQAGFQRDENDQGFEIFKVNGWDYAALVETYEKAGEIARQEHVPVLIHVNELTQPQGHSTSGSHERYKDENRLKWEREHDCNLKFREWLISNEFATDEELTGLEKDIKKQVREGKKAAWNNFIKPIQNEKAEILPLLKNLAAQSEQGVFMQKEIDALEQDREPNRKSILQTAKRVLRYVLKENTEQKVAVQKWIKNYETIQRAAYGDNLYSHSEKSALNVEAVAPTYNENSEEVDARIIMRDNFDALLGKHPEVMVFGEDAGEIGDVNQGLEGMQEKYGELRVSDTGIREATIMGQGIGLALRGLRPIAEIQYLDYLLYCLQIMSDDLATLSYRTAGKQKAPVIIRTRGHRLEGIWHSGSQMGGIINLVRGIHVLVPRNMTQAAGFYNTMLASDEPALIVECLNGYRLKEKLPSNLGEYRVPLGIPEVLKGGGDITVVSYGSTLRLVQEAAEELEKVDIHIEIIDVQTLLPFDINHSIVEQVKNTNRLLVVDEDVPGGASAFIMQKIVDEQEAYRYLDSKPQCLSAREHRPAYGTDGDYFSKPSADDIFDKCYAMMHEANPKNYPLD; from the coding sequence ATGAAAGATACCGCTGTTGCTATAGAAAATTCGCAATCAAAATTAGATAGAGAAGACTTCAAAAAGGAGTTAATCAATGATTATAAAGTAGCCGTTACCAGTAGAGAGTGCAGCCTTTTGGGAAGACGTGAAGTATTAACTGGCAAGGCTAAGTTTGGAATATTTGGCGACGGGAAAGAAGTGCCTCAACTTGCATGGGCACGAGCTTTTAAAAACGGAGATTTTAGAAGTGGTTATTATCGTGATCAAACTTTTATGATGGCGATAGGAGAACTCACGATTGAACAGTTTTTTGCTGGTTTATACGCAAACACTGACTTAAAAGAAGAGCCCATGAGTGCAGGCCGCCAGATGGGCGGTCACTTTGCTACGCATTCTCTCAATGAAGATGGCACGTGGAGAAATCTTAAAGATCAGAAAAACTCCAGTGCTGATATCTCGCCTACCGCCGGTCAAATGCCGAGACTTTTGGGACTAGCTCAAGCCAGCAAGGTATATCGCCATAATGACCTTATCGATGAGAATAATCCATTTTCTCACAATGGAAATGAAGTCGCTTGGGGAACTATAGGAAATGCCAGTACAAGTGAAGGACACTTCTGGGAAACCTTCAACGCAGCAGGCGTTTTGCAGGTTCCTATGGTAATAAGTGTGTGGGATGATGAATACGGAATTTCAGTTCACGCAAGACACCAAACCACAAAACAAGACATCAGCAAAATCCAGGCTGGTTTCCAACGTGACGAGAATGATCAAGGATTTGAGATTTTTAAGGTCAACGGCTGGGACTATGCTGCACTGGTAGAAACATATGAGAAAGCAGGTGAAATCGCTCGTCAAGAACACGTACCTGTCTTAATTCATGTAAATGAGTTGACCCAACCACAAGGTCATAGTACCAGTGGTTCTCATGAACGTTATAAAGATGAGAACCGTTTAAAATGGGAGAGGGAGCATGATTGTAACCTCAAGTTCAGAGAGTGGCTCATCTCAAACGAGTTTGCGACTGATGAAGAATTAACTGGTCTGGAAAAGGACATTAAAAAACAAGTTAGAGAAGGTAAAAAAGCTGCTTGGAACAATTTCATCAAGCCTATTCAAAATGAGAAAGCAGAAATCCTTCCTCTGCTGAAAAATCTCGCTGCTCAATCTGAGCAAGGTGTATTCATGCAGAAAGAGATTGATGCACTGGAACAAGATCGCGAACCTAATCGCAAAAGCATCCTGCAAACGGCAAAACGTGTCCTGAGGTACGTTTTGAAAGAAAATACCGAGCAAAAAGTCGCCGTGCAAAAGTGGATCAAGAACTATGAAACGATTCAAAGAGCCGCCTACGGAGATAACCTATACAGTCATTCAGAAAAATCGGCTTTAAATGTGGAAGCCGTAGCACCTACTTACAATGAAAATAGCGAGGAAGTAGATGCACGTATCATCATGCGCGACAATTTTGATGCACTTCTAGGAAAACATCCTGAGGTAATGGTTTTTGGTGAAGACGCGGGAGAAATAGGCGATGTCAACCAAGGTCTTGAAGGCATGCAAGAAAAGTATGGCGAGTTGCGCGTCTCAGATACCGGTATACGTGAAGCCACGATCATGGGTCAAGGAATAGGACTTGCCTTAAGAGGATTGAGGCCCATTGCTGAAATCCAGTATCTGGACTATTTACTTTATTGTCTACAGATCATGAGTGATGATCTGGCCACGCTTTCTTACAGAACAGCGGGAAAACAAAAAGCTCCTGTAATCATAAGAACAAGAGGTCATAGGCTGGAAGGGATTTGGCACAGTGGTTCTCAAATGGGAGGAATCATCAATTTAGTGAGAGGTATTCATGTACTCGTTCCGCGCAACATGACACAAGCTGCTGGATTTTATAATACCATGCTTGCTAGTGACGAGCCCGCTCTCATTGTAGAATGCCTGAACGGTTACAGACTCAAAGAAAAACTACCATCAAATTTAGGTGAATACCGCGTTCCTCTAGGAATTCCGGAAGTTTTGAAAGGTGGTGGAGACATCACGGTAGTTTCTTACGGCTCTACGTTGAGACTGGTTCAAGAGGCTGCTGAGGAGTTGGAGAAAGTTGACATCCATATTGAAATTATAGATGTTCAGACGTTATTGCCGTTTGACATCAATCACAGCATTGTAGAACAAGTTAAAAATACAAATCGATTGCTTGTTGTGGATGAAGACGTTCCAGGCGGCGCCAGTGCGTTTATCATGCAAAAAATCGTAGATGAACAGGAAGCTTATCGTTATCTAGACAGCAAGCCACAATGCCTCTCTGCAAGAGAGCATAGACCTGCTTATGGAACAGACGGCGACTATTTCTCTAAACCCAGCGCAGATGATATTTTTGATAAGTGTTATGCAATGATGCACGAGGCAAATCCTAAAAACTATCCATTGGATTAA
- a CDS encoding sensor histidine kinase — protein MQKKLLYVLIGLMSISLAGIIAVQIYWIVDSIEEKEEQFSFAVNQSLINVANRLENNEINKYLNTLERLRDSLGVKPDGREVREYLLIQRNDKLEETATYKNSLLTETYKLDPQLLELDLDSVILKKLYNQTSKTTTTDSQIDGIESRQDRFERLNKFEQVYNAELADAILEFNNVLPVTSRTSKDVIAELIREELDYHNIETDFEYAIYQGGYATRLLSENFEFKENATWATPVFDYRDSDGDAYKLLINLPGRERFILSSVTGMALLSLVFTAVIVIAYSNAINQIFKQRQISQIKTDFINNMTHEFKTPIATINLALDSLNHPRIASDPEKVKNYLRMIREENKRMHGQVENVLQISKLEKSELNMQKERMDANLLIHEAISHIKLILDQREGVLQTHLGALRTDILANESHMTNVFVNILENAIKYSDDAPIIDVYTENVKNKIVIKIRDQGIGMSKAASRKVFQKFFREHTGDIHNVKGHGLGLAYAKRVLEEHHSEIYLESEKGKGSTFIITIPLIT, from the coding sequence GTGCAGAAAAAGCTTTTATACGTACTTATCGGGCTTATGAGCATCTCGCTCGCAGGAATTATAGCCGTTCAGATTTATTGGATCGTTGATAGTATTGAGGAGAAAGAAGAACAATTTTCTTTTGCAGTCAATCAATCGCTTATTAATGTCGCAAATAGACTCGAAAATAATGAGATCAATAAATATCTCAACACATTAGAGAGGCTTAGGGATAGCTTAGGGGTCAAGCCTGACGGGCGTGAGGTCAGGGAGTACTTACTGATTCAGCGTAATGACAAGTTAGAAGAAACAGCGACTTATAAAAATAGCCTGCTTACTGAAACTTATAAGTTAGATCCTCAACTGCTCGAGTTGGATCTCGATAGCGTCATCTTGAAAAAATTATACAATCAAACTTCAAAAACGACTACTACAGATTCTCAAATAGACGGGATCGAATCACGCCAAGATCGTTTTGAGCGCCTAAACAAATTTGAGCAGGTCTATAATGCAGAATTAGCTGATGCAATTCTAGAATTTAATAATGTACTACCGGTCACATCTAGGACTTCAAAGGATGTAATTGCTGAGTTAATCCGTGAGGAACTGGATTATCACAATATTGAAACGGACTTTGAATATGCCATATATCAAGGTGGTTATGCAACTCGTTTGTTGTCAGAAAATTTTGAGTTCAAAGAAAATGCTACATGGGCAACACCGGTTTTTGACTATCGTGACTCTGATGGAGATGCTTACAAGCTTTTGATTAACCTACCCGGTAGAGAGCGTTTCATACTATCCTCGGTAACGGGAATGGCTTTGCTTTCCCTAGTATTTACCGCGGTTATTGTTATTGCTTATTCAAATGCCATTAATCAGATTTTTAAGCAAAGACAAATTTCCCAGATCAAGACAGACTTCATCAACAACATGACTCATGAATTTAAGACGCCTATTGCTACAATTAACTTGGCCCTTGATTCTTTAAACCATCCTCGCATTGCGTCTGACCCAGAAAAGGTTAAGAACTATCTACGCATGATCAGAGAAGAGAATAAGCGCATGCACGGTCAGGTTGAAAATGTCTTACAAATATCTAAACTTGAGAAAAGTGAGCTCAACATGCAAAAAGAGCGCATGGATGCAAACTTGTTGATCCACGAGGCTATTTCCCATATAAAGCTTATTCTCGATCAAAGAGAAGGAGTACTTCAAACTCATTTAGGAGCCTTGCGCACAGATATTTTGGCAAATGAGAGCCATATGACAAACGTGTTTGTGAACATCCTAGAAAATGCGATAAAATATAGCGATGATGCTCCCATCATTGACGTTTATACAGAAAATGTAAAAAACAAAATTGTAATAAAAATACGCGATCAAGGTATAGGAATGAGCAAAGCTGCGAGCCGTAAAGTCTTCCAGAAATTTTTTAGGGAGCACACCGGTGATATTCACAATGTGAAAGGTCATGGTTTAGGTCTCGCTTACGCGAAAAGAGTTCTAGAAGAACACCACTCAGAAATATATCTAGAGAGTGAAAAAGGTAAGGGGAGCACCTTTATCATAACAATTCCTTTAATAACTTAA
- the miaA gene encoding tRNA (adenosine(37)-N6)-dimethylallyltransferase MiaA yields the protein MSKKTLIAVIGPTAVGKTALGIAFAKAYKTSIISCDSRQFYKEMTVGTAVPNPDELAEAEHYFIQDRSIDNPLTAGSFEKEVMELLDNLFVKNDVVVMVGGSALYEKAVTEGLNHFPDIPEEIRGEISQKFESKGLEWLQNEVKQKDPEFYENADQENPRRLIRALEIFKTSSRKLSDFQTGNADKRPFKVIKVGLEADREELYDRINKRVDLMFTQGLFKEAEVLKNSSSSIPKSTVGYQEIFPVFDGQYDIDEAIRLIKRNSRRFAKRQMTWYRKDDSVHWFNYKTRHNEIVQRVSQLMGK from the coding sequence ATGTCTAAAAAAACGCTCATAGCGGTAATAGGACCTACTGCTGTGGGTAAGACTGCTTTAGGTATCGCTTTCGCGAAAGCGTACAAAACATCCATAATCTCCTGCGACTCAAGACAATTTTACAAGGAAATGACTGTGGGGACCGCCGTGCCTAACCCAGACGAACTGGCGGAAGCAGAGCATTACTTCATACAAGATAGAAGCATCGATAATCCTCTTACTGCAGGTAGTTTTGAGAAAGAGGTAATGGAACTTTTAGATAACCTATTTGTCAAAAATGATGTAGTAGTTATGGTAGGTGGGAGCGCCTTATATGAAAAAGCCGTTACTGAAGGCCTAAACCATTTTCCAGATATTCCTGAGGAGATAAGAGGTGAAATCTCGCAAAAATTTGAGTCTAAAGGTCTGGAATGGTTACAGAATGAAGTCAAACAGAAAGATCCAGAATTCTATGAAAATGCAGACCAAGAGAACCCTAGGCGGCTTATCAGAGCTCTGGAAATTTTTAAAACATCAAGTAGAAAACTGAGCGATTTTCAAACTGGAAACGCAGATAAGCGACCTTTTAAAGTTATAAAAGTAGGTCTAGAGGCTGACCGTGAAGAGCTTTACGATCGCATCAATAAACGAGTAGATCTCATGTTTACTCAAGGACTTTTTAAAGAGGCTGAAGTATTAAAAAATTCATCGAGCTCCATTCCCAAGAGTACGGTAGGATATCAAGAGATATTCCCTGTATTTGATGGTCAGTATGATATAGATGAGGCCATAAGGCTCATCAAGCGCAACTCACGCCGGTTTGCCAAAAGACAGATGACCTGGTATCGCAAGGACGATTCTGTGCATTGGTTTAATTATAAAACCCGTCATAACGAAATCGTACAACGGGTTTCACAACTTATGGGGAAATAG
- a CDS encoding glycosyltransferase codes for MNVNLVSFIIPVYNRPEEIEELLESLVLLRGDHRFEVVVVEDGSNERCEDICSRFRESVTIQYHYKNNSGPGDSRNYGMRVANGDYFVILDSDCIVPPGYLEIIFTELGRDFVHCYGGPDAAEEDFSNVQKAINYTMTSFLTTGGIRGGSEKLGKFQPRSFNMGLSKEAFEKSGGFGKIHPGEDPDLTIRLWNLGYQTRLFPDAYVYHKRRISYSLFYKQVKKFGMVRVILNKWHPDTRKITYWFPVVFTIGFILSFLMLLFGISIPIICYALYLFTLFIDSSIKNGVTVGFYSIGAAIIQFYGYACGFIESYFSIVVKKEDERVAFPTLFFK; via the coding sequence ATGAATGTAAATCTAGTTTCTTTCATAATCCCAGTATATAATAGGCCAGAAGAGATTGAAGAGCTTTTGGAAAGCTTGGTACTGCTCCGTGGCGACCATCGTTTTGAGGTGGTGGTCGTTGAGGATGGATCTAATGAAAGATGTGAAGATATATGTTCTCGCTTTCGCGAAAGCGTAACCATTCAATATCATTATAAAAACAATTCTGGCCCTGGTGACTCTAGGAATTATGGAATGCGAGTCGCCAATGGTGATTATTTTGTCATATTGGATAGCGACTGTATCGTACCGCCAGGTTATTTAGAGATCATATTTACAGAGCTTGGGAGAGATTTTGTACATTGCTACGGTGGGCCAGATGCTGCTGAGGAAGATTTCAGCAATGTGCAGAAAGCTATTAACTACACCATGACTTCATTTCTGACCACTGGTGGAATCAGGGGCGGAAGTGAAAAGTTAGGGAAATTTCAACCACGCAGCTTCAATATGGGGCTGAGTAAAGAAGCGTTTGAAAAAAGCGGAGGCTTTGGGAAAATACACCCGGGAGAGGATCCGGACCTCACCATCAGACTTTGGAACCTAGGTTATCAAACGCGACTCTTTCCAGATGCATATGTTTATCACAAAAGAAGAATATCGTACTCATTATTCTATAAACAGGTCAAAAAGTTTGGTATGGTGAGAGTGATTCTCAACAAATGGCATCCCGATACACGCAAGATCACCTATTGGTTTCCAGTAGTTTTTACGATCGGTTTTATTTTGAGCTTTTTGATGCTGTTATTTGGAATCAGCATACCGATCATTTGTTATGCGCTATATTTATTTACTCTGTTCATTGATAGCAGTATCAAGAATGGTGTAACTGTGGGGTTTTACTCAATAGGGGCAGCGATTATCCAGTTTTATGGGTATGCTTGTGGCTTTATAGAATCTTATTTTTCTATAGTTGTAAAAAAAGAGGATGAACGTGTGGCATTCCCCACCTTGTTCTTCAAATAA
- a CDS encoding ion transporter, with product MASKPEINNIRKKIHEVIYEADTPMGKLFDVVLLILILLSIILVCLESVESLRKLYSDEFLIAEWVITGFFTIEYILRIYSINKPAKYIFSFFGIVDLLSTIPLYLTFFFGGINALLTFRSLRLLRVFRILKVTRYIGEANKLKRAIRNSAPKIAVFLFAVLVLSVIFGTLMYLVEGPEHGFVSIPVSIYWCIVTLTTVGFGDIAPETPLGQFIATLIMIMGYGIIAVPTGIVSAEYSQGENTEDVNDPNYRHVNTQVCQNCLAKKHQDDAKFCHKCGCSLDV from the coding sequence ATGGCATCTAAACCAGAAATAAACAACATCAGAAAAAAAATTCACGAGGTGATCTATGAGGCAGATACGCCCATGGGAAAACTCTTTGATGTGGTGCTACTGATCCTTATTTTACTAAGTATTATTCTGGTATGTCTTGAAAGTGTTGAGAGCCTCAGGAAGTTATATTCTGATGAATTTCTTATCGCTGAGTGGGTCATTACAGGCTTCTTTACGATAGAATATATTTTACGTATTTACTCGATCAATAAACCCGCTAAGTACATTTTTAGTTTTTTCGGCATCGTCGATTTGTTATCTACTATTCCGTTGTATCTCACGTTTTTCTTTGGAGGGATTAACGCTTTACTCACTTTCAGATCGTTGCGCTTGTTGCGTGTTTTCAGAATCTTGAAAGTAACGAGATATATAGGAGAAGCAAATAAATTGAAAAGAGCAATCAGAAACAGTGCGCCTAAAATTGCGGTATTTTTATTTGCAGTTCTAGTACTTTCCGTAATCTTCGGCACGTTGATGTATCTTGTAGAAGGGCCTGAACATGGCTTTGTAAGCATACCGGTGAGTATCTACTGGTGTATCGTAACCCTGACGACGGTGGGTTTTGGCGACATTGCGCCAGAAACTCCCTTGGGTCAGTTCATCGCTACACTCATCATGATCATGGGTTATGGAATTATTGCTGTACCTACCGGTATCGTAAGTGCAGAATATTCCCAAGGTGAGAACACTGAGGACGTTAATGACCCAAATTACCGTCATGTAAACACCCAGGTCTGTCAGAACTGCCTAGCAAAGAAGCATCAGGACGATGCAAAGTTTTGCCATAAATGCGGTTGTTCACTTGATGTCTAA
- the coaE gene encoding dephospho-CoA kinase (Dephospho-CoA kinase (CoaE) performs the final step in coenzyme A biosynthesis.) — translation MKVLGITGGIGSGKSTIAKELVRFGIPVFVADEESKKLLSGNEEIREKVKSLLGEQAYIATEGTEIPNRKYIASKVFTDKQLLSELNSIMHPAVRQEFQTWKGVQQSSYVAYEAAILLETEGRKICDQILLVTAPLEMRIERVMARDQVNRQEVLQRMSKQSSEFDKLLLSDLVICNIKLTESTREVRFINDFMLKY, via the coding sequence ATGAAAGTTTTAGGCATCACAGGTGGTATAGGAAGTGGGAAGTCCACGATCGCTAAAGAGCTGGTTAGATTCGGTATACCAGTTTTTGTTGCAGATGAGGAGTCAAAAAAACTTTTGAGTGGCAACGAAGAGATAAGAGAAAAAGTCAAATCTCTTTTAGGAGAACAAGCTTATATCGCAACCGAGGGAACAGAAATTCCAAATAGAAAATATATTGCCTCAAAAGTTTTTACTGATAAACAATTGCTTTCAGAACTGAATTCTATAATGCACCCAGCTGTAAGGCAGGAATTTCAAACTTGGAAAGGTGTACAACAATCTTCATATGTTGCTTATGAGGCAGCTATATTGTTAGAAACTGAAGGTAGAAAAATTTGCGACCAAATATTATTAGTAACCGCGCCCCTCGAAATGAGAATAGAACGTGTTATGGCTCGCGATCAAGTGAATAGACAAGAGGTATTACAGCGTATGTCTAAACAATCCTCAGAGTTTGATAAACTCTTACTATCAGATCTTGTTATTTGTAATATTAAACTTACAGAATCAACAAGAGAGGTGAGATTTATTAATGATTTTATGTTAAAATACTGA
- a CDS encoding response regulator transcription factor, which produces METENKKILLVEDDPNFGTVLKDYLLMNDFDVVHAKNGMEGFEKFKKDNYDLCILDVMMPYKDGFTLAKEIREKNEDVPIIFLTAKAMKEDVLRGYKVGADDYLNKPFDSEVLLMKIKAIIQRKGQDSIADSKEFEFQIGNFHLNSKLRFLSYNEQEPIKLSPKENELLRLLALHLNDLMPRELALTKIWRDDNYFTSRSMDVYIAKLRKYLKQDDNVEIVNIHGEGFRLLVKDQVDY; this is translated from the coding sequence ATGGAAACTGAAAACAAAAAAATCCTGCTTGTTGAAGATGATCCTAATTTTGGAACCGTCTTGAAAGACTACCTTCTGATGAATGACTTTGATGTCGTGCATGCTAAAAATGGTATGGAAGGATTTGAAAAGTTCAAAAAAGACAATTATGATCTTTGTATCCTAGATGTAATGATGCCTTACAAGGATGGTTTTACACTAGCTAAAGAGATCAGAGAGAAAAATGAAGATGTGCCTATCATTTTCCTTACCGCAAAGGCCATGAAAGAAGACGTTCTACGTGGTTATAAAGTAGGAGCAGATGATTATTTGAACAAGCCGTTTGATAGCGAGGTTCTTCTTATGAAAATTAAAGCTATCATACAGCGCAAAGGTCAGGACAGTATTGCAGACTCTAAAGAATTTGAATTTCAGATCGGTAACTTCCACTTGAATTCTAAGTTACGTTTCTTGAGCTATAATGAGCAAGAGCCTATTAAATTGAGTCCTAAAGAAAATGAGTTGCTCAGACTTCTAGCGCTACACCTTAATGACTTGATGCCTCGTGAACTGGCACTTACAAAGATCTGGAGAGATGATAATTACTTTACTTCTCGTTCCATGGATGTGTATATCGCAAAGTTGCGTAAGTACCTCAAACAAGATGATAATGTTGAAATCGTAAACATACACGGTGAAGGATTTAGACTTCTAGTCAAAGATCAAGTAGACTACTAG
- a CDS encoding YbbR-like domain-containing protein, with product MKRKKISGFLVILMGVTILWFISKYKNVYEEEVQVEVQWNQIPEDIKIQEDSETIVFNPRLRQRGFKLMANKIFKPTVKLNFEKFTFSRNDSIFFNPFLEKEELSKVDRELSIQDVKNQDIYIPATRFERKKVPISTNFKIKYANNFKAKVPFKLERDSIILFGKNKLLSEVDSLILTSEPILINDTLVERKLKLTLPTDDIKANVDHVQVTFRAMEVTEGSFIVPVEILSKPANSFVKVIPETVTVIYQAAIDNFESITEDDLTVRLDIEKVQESSKVMVPEIIYDSDLIYHARLKEEAVQVLIVK from the coding sequence ATGAAGCGGAAAAAAATCTCTGGCTTTTTAGTAATACTGATGGGTGTTACCATCTTGTGGTTCATTTCTAAATACAAGAATGTTTATGAAGAAGAGGTACAGGTTGAGGTGCAGTGGAATCAGATTCCAGAAGATATAAAAATTCAAGAGGATAGTGAGACTATCGTCTTTAATCCACGATTGAGACAACGAGGTTTTAAACTGATGGCAAATAAAATATTCAAACCCACAGTAAAACTAAACTTTGAGAAATTCACCTTTAGCAGAAACGATAGTATCTTTTTCAATCCTTTCTTAGAGAAGGAGGAGCTAAGCAAAGTTGATCGAGAACTTTCTATTCAGGATGTCAAAAATCAGGATATCTATATACCTGCAACTCGTTTTGAAAGAAAAAAAGTTCCTATCTCCACTAATTTTAAAATCAAATATGCTAATAATTTTAAGGCTAAAGTGCCATTTAAATTAGAACGCGATAGCATTATCTTATTTGGAAAGAATAAATTATTAAGTGAGGTGGATAGTTTGATTCTCACATCTGAGCCGATTTTAATAAATGATACACTTGTTGAGCGCAAATTAAAATTAACACTGCCTACAGATGATATAAAGGCTAATGTAGATCATGTTCAGGTAACTTTTAGAGCAATGGAAGTCACAGAGGGTAGTTTTATAGTTCCGGTAGAAATACTTTCAAAACCTGCTAATTCTTTCGTCAAAGTGATTCCTGAGACCGTTACAGTCATATATCAAGCAGCGATTGACAATTTTGAATCAATCACTGAAGATGATTTAACCGTACGATTAGACATAGAGAAAGTTCAGGAGTCGAGTAAAGTTATGGTTCCCGAAATCATTTATGATTCAGATCTCATCTACCACGCAAGATTGAAAGAAGAGGCAGTTCAAGTATTAATTGTTAAATGA